Proteins found in one Seonamhaeicola sp. S2-3 genomic segment:
- a CDS encoding DUF2059 domain-containing protein — protein sequence MKKVLFVCLIMLAFATNSNAQDASEFKTKTIEFIKLTGAATAFDNAIKQLGAMVSEENKEAYFKEANETLVGLYDKMAELYMSEFTQPEIDELIKFYHTDLGKKLADKQLKLTQRAMAFGQSWGIEVQGIAAKYN from the coding sequence ATGAAAAAAGTATTATTTGTTTGTCTTATAATGTTGGCTTTTGCAACAAACTCTAATGCACAGGATGCCTCAGAATTTAAAACTAAAACCATTGAATTTATTAAATTAACCGGAGCAGCAACTGCTTTTGATAATGCCATAAAGCAATTGGGAGCTATGGTTTCTGAAGAAAATAAAGAAGCCTATTTTAAAGAAGCAAACGAAACATTAGTGGGTTTATACGATAAGATGGCGGAGTTATACATGAGTGAATTTACACAACCTGAAATTGACGAATTAATAAAATTTTACCATACCGATTTAGGTAAAAAACTAGCAGACAAACAATTAAAACTTACACAACGTGCCATGGCTTTTGGGCAATCTTGGGGAATAGAAGTACAAGGTATTGCAGCAAAATATAACTAA
- a CDS encoding DUF5687 family protein produces the protein MIKHFINLEWKAFFRSPSFKTNLFFKILLGFSALWMIVSFLSMGVGAYFLIKNQLNTDPLVFLNNYLIFYVVGDLLFRYFLQKMPIVNIRPLLYLPIKKGKVIHFALNKTVLSFFNIVHAFFFVPFSVVLLIEGYPFLNVLGWHLALMALIFCNNFINVFVNSKDGVFYTVLAILLIFGGLKYYEIFDITLYTKPVFQAFYNIQYTALIPILLLVFLYKTAYNYFKSNFYLDGGLSKKIDIVKSEDFAWLNRFGSISTFLKNDIRLIKRNKRSKTTLLMSALFLFYGLLFFTDSIEAYKGPFWRIFAGIFVSGGFLFSFGQFVPSWDSAYYPLMMSQNIRYKEYISSKWYLMVIATLVSTILSAFYLYFGWQAYAAVVVGAIYNIGVNSHMVLWGGAYIKTPIDLTSNKKAFGDKKSFNAKTLLLTIPKLVLPMVIYAIGHFTLGEVFGFALVAISGIAGLLFKNKVFNIIEKIYKSEKYKTLAAYKQND, from the coding sequence ATGATAAAGCATTTTATAAATTTAGAATGGAAAGCCTTTTTTAGATCACCTTCTTTTAAAACCAACCTGTTTTTTAAAATTCTTTTAGGCTTTAGTGCACTATGGATGATTGTTTCATTTTTAAGCATGGGTGTTGGGGCTTATTTTTTAATAAAAAACCAGTTAAATACAGATCCTCTAGTTTTTCTTAATAACTACTTAATTTTTTATGTGGTGGGAGATTTATTGTTTAGGTATTTTCTTCAAAAGATGCCTATTGTAAACATAAGGCCATTGCTGTATTTACCCATAAAAAAAGGAAAAGTAATTCATTTTGCTTTAAACAAAACAGTGTTGTCTTTTTTTAATATTGTACATGCTTTCTTTTTTGTGCCATTTTCTGTGGTGTTACTCATTGAGGGATATCCGTTTTTAAATGTATTAGGTTGGCATTTAGCCTTAATGGCATTAATTTTTTGTAACAATTTTATTAATGTATTTGTTAATAGTAAAGATGGTGTTTTCTATACTGTTTTAGCAATTTTACTAATTTTTGGAGGCTTAAAATATTATGAAATTTTTGATATAACATTATACACAAAACCCGTTTTTCAAGCTTTTTATAATATTCAGTATACTGCGCTAATACCAATATTATTACTAGTATTTCTTTATAAAACAGCCTATAATTATTTTAAGAGTAATTTTTATTTAGATGGTGGTTTATCTAAAAAAATAGATATTGTTAAAAGTGAAGATTTTGCCTGGTTAAATAGATTTGGTAGTATTTCAACCTTTTTAAAGAATGATATTAGATTGATAAAAAGAAATAAACGCTCTAAAACAACCTTATTAATGAGCGCTTTATTTTTATTTTATGGGCTTTTGTTTTTTACAGACTCTATTGAAGCCTATAAAGGACCATTTTGGAGAATATTTGCAGGCATTTTTGTTTCAGGTGGATTCTTGTTTAGTTTTGGGCAATTTGTACCTAGTTGGGATAGCGCCTATTATCCGCTAATGATGAGCCAGAACATTAGATACAAAGAATATATTTCTTCTAAATGGTATTTAATGGTTATAGCTACGTTAGTTTCAACTATTTTATCGGCTTTCTATTTATATTTTGGGTGGCAAGCCTATGCAGCCGTAGTTGTGGGGGCTATTTATAACATAGGTGTAAATTCTCATATGGTACTTTGGGGAGGCGCATACATTAAAACCCCCATAGATTTAACCTCTAACAAAAAGGCGTTTGGAGATAAAAAATCGTTTAATGCAAAAACATTGCTACTAACCATTCCAAAACTTGTTTTACCTATGGTTATTTATGCTATTGGGCATTTTACTTTGGGCGAGGTGTTTGGGTTTGCCTTAGTGGCAATTTCAGGAATTGCTGGCTTACTATTTAAAAACAAAGTTTTTAACATTATTGAAAAAATATATAAATCTGAGAAGTACAAAACGCTTGCAGCTTATAAACAAAATGATTAA
- a CDS encoding ABC transporter ATP-binding protein has protein sequence MITTSNLSKKYNNNTVLNIESLEIPKGQSFGLVGNNGAGKTTYFSLLLDLIQPTTGHIINNEVQVDISEDWKPFTSAFIDESFLIGYLTPEEYFYFIGELRGQNKADVDTHIAQYKDFFHGEILNQKKYLRDLSKGNQKKAGIVAALIGNPEVIILDEPFANLDPTTQIRLKGIVKDLAKKQGVTVLISSHDLLHVTDVCERIVVLEKGEIVKDLITSDATLKELEDHFSG, from the coding sequence ATGATTACTACATCTAATCTTTCAAAAAAATATAATAATAATACGGTTTTAAATATTGAGTCTTTAGAGATTCCTAAAGGTCAAAGTTTTGGACTTGTTGGCAATAACGGCGCGGGTAAAACCACTTATTTTAGTTTATTGCTAGATTTAATTCAGCCTACAACAGGACACATTATAAATAATGAAGTTCAAGTAGATATAAGTGAAGATTGGAAACCCTTCACATCTGCCTTTATAGATGAAAGTTTTTTAATTGGTTACCTAACTCCCGAAGAGTACTTTTATTTTATTGGCGAATTACGCGGACAAAACAAAGCTGATGTTGATACTCACATAGCGCAATACAAGGATTTTTTTCATGGCGAAATTTTAAATCAGAAAAAATATTTAAGAGATTTAAGTAAAGGAAACCAGAAAAAAGCAGGTATAGTAGCTGCTTTAATAGGAAACCCAGAAGTAATCATTTTAGATGAACCTTTTGCTAATCTAGATCCAACAACTCAAATTAGGTTAAAAGGCATTGTTAAAGATTTAGCTAAAAAACAAGGTGTTACCGTTTTAATTTCAAGTCATGACTTACTGCATGTAACCGATGTTTGTGAACGTATAGTAGTATTAGAAAAAGGCGAAATTGTTAAAGACCTCATTACAAGTGATGCTACTTTAAAAGAACTTGAAGACCATTTTTCTGGATAG
- a CDS encoding tetratricopeptide repeat protein: MKTLYKVIFASFFSVFLIVSCSRKKDKFINRNYHAITAEYNALYNGYNALEQGRNNLNQNYFDDYWNILPIERMQISDEVILPGQSKNQDFTRAEEKAVKTIQKHSMNIEGKERNPQMDEAYLLLGKARYFDQRFIPALEAFNYILYKYPASDKINQAKVWREKTNIRLDNNELAIKNLKRLLFQEDLKGQDLADATSMLAQAYINTKSLDSAITQLEIASNATKSNDERGRYRFIQGQLYNELGYKDSANYAFDRVIELNRKTPRIYMISAHLEKIKNFDFENGNKLEATELLTELEENRENRPFLDKIYHQIGVFHLKNKSDSLATAYFNKSLREKSRDKILIARNYEILGDMNFNKSLYRNAGLYYDSTMTNLVLNSKPYRIIKRKRDNLEDVIYYEGVAQVNDSILHLVNLSEPERLAYFETFIDKLKQKAEEEKEAQERQEALKRNTGLITSNNLVRGSSTGGTGQSTLFYFYNPTTVAYGKNEFIKVWGDRALEDNWRWSNKSNSSGANVTTANNVLAAATEDELYNPDFYISKIPSEQKEIDSISKERNYAYYQLGLIYKEQFKELNLAKDKFQELLKSNPEERLVLPSKYNLYKIYEALGENDEALIAKEEIIKNYPESRYATILSNPELISDKDENSPERLYEALYVKHENQEYAEVISKCEEYINTYDGEAIVSKFELLKATAIGRLYGFEAYQKAINHVAVTYANTSEGVQAQNIETNVLPKIANKEFVDENSDISGHYKVIYQFNNTKLEAIKEFQKTLDEVLKNIKYYQLTSSIDVYNQNTIFVVVHGLKNRQVAKTFNQLLSKEDKKKIKKPYFAMASANYQIIQIHKNLDTFLNVYNN; this comes from the coding sequence TTGAAAACATTGTATAAAGTCATATTTGCTTCGTTTTTTTCTGTTTTTTTAATTGTTAGTTGTTCTAGAAAAAAAGACAAATTTATTAACAGAAATTACCACGCTATTACTGCAGAGTATAATGCGCTATATAACGGATATAATGCCTTAGAACAAGGCAGAAATAACCTTAATCAAAATTATTTTGATGATTACTGGAATATCTTACCTATAGAGCGTATGCAAATATCAGATGAGGTTATACTTCCGGGGCAATCTAAAAATCAGGATTTCACAAGAGCCGAAGAAAAAGCGGTTAAAACCATTCAAAAACACAGTATGAATATTGAGGGGAAAGAAAGAAACCCTCAAATGGATGAAGCCTATTTACTTTTAGGTAAAGCGCGTTATTTTGATCAGCGTTTTATTCCTGCATTAGAAGCTTTTAATTACATACTATACAAATATCCAGCAAGTGATAAAATTAATCAAGCCAAAGTTTGGAGAGAAAAAACAAACATTCGTTTAGATAATAATGAACTTGCTATTAAAAATCTAAAACGCTTACTATTTCAAGAAGATTTAAAAGGTCAAGATTTAGCAGATGCCACCTCTATGTTGGCGCAGGCTTATATTAACACCAAATCTCTAGATAGTGCTATTACACAACTAGAAATTGCTTCAAACGCAACAAAAAGTAATGATGAACGCGGAAGGTATCGGTTTATTCAAGGACAACTTTATAATGAATTAGGATATAAAGACAGTGCTAATTACGCTTTTGACAGGGTTATAGAATTAAACCGAAAAACCCCTAGAATTTACATGATTAGCGCACACCTTGAAAAGATTAAAAACTTCGATTTTGAAAACGGTAATAAATTAGAAGCAACAGAATTACTTACAGAACTAGAAGAAAACAGAGAAAACCGCCCTTTTCTAGATAAAATTTATCATCAAATAGGCGTTTTTCATTTAAAAAATAAATCAGATTCTCTAGCAACCGCATATTTTAATAAATCATTACGAGAAAAATCAAGAGATAAAATCCTTATTGCAAGAAATTATGAAATTCTTGGTGATATGAATTTCAACAAATCCTTGTACAGAAATGCTGGTTTGTATTATGATAGCACTATGACAAATTTGGTTTTAAACTCAAAGCCATATAGAATTATAAAACGAAAGCGAGACAACTTAGAAGATGTTATTTATTATGAAGGTGTGGCTCAGGTAAATGATAGTATTTTACACTTAGTAAATTTATCAGAACCAGAAAGACTTGCTTATTTTGAAACATTTATTGATAAACTAAAGCAAAAAGCTGAAGAAGAAAAAGAAGCCCAAGAAAGACAAGAGGCACTAAAGCGTAATACAGGTTTAATAACCAGTAACAATTTAGTAAGAGGCTCTTCTACAGGAGGCACAGGGCAATCAACACTTTTTTATTTTTACAATCCAACAACGGTAGCTTATGGTAAAAATGAATTTATAAAAGTTTGGGGAGATAGAGCTTTAGAAGATAACTGGAGGTGGTCTAATAAAAGTAATTCTAGTGGAGCTAATGTTACAACAGCAAACAATGTTTTGGCAGCAGCAACTGAAGATGAATTATATAATCCAGATTTTTACATTTCTAAAATTCCTTCAGAACAAAAAGAAATTGATAGTATTTCAAAAGAAAGAAACTATGCTTACTATCAACTAGGATTAATTTATAAAGAGCAGTTTAAAGAACTTAACCTTGCCAAAGACAAGTTTCAGGAGTTGTTAAAAAGTAACCCAGAAGAGCGTTTGGTGTTGCCATCAAAATACAACCTTTATAAAATTTATGAAGCTTTGGGTGAAAATGATGAAGCTTTAATAGCCAAAGAAGAGATAATTAAAAATTACCCAGAATCTAGATATGCCACTATTTTAAGTAATCCAGAGTTAATTTCAGATAAAGACGAAAACAGTCCAGAACGTTTATACGAAGCTTTATATGTTAAACATGAAAATCAGGAATATGCTGAGGTAATTTCAAAATGCGAAGAATATATAAACACCTATGATGGCGAAGCCATTGTTTCAAAATTTGAACTTTTAAAAGCTACAGCCATTGGTCGTTTATATGGTTTTGAGGCTTACCAAAAAGCCATCAATCATGTAGCGGTAACTTATGCTAACACATCAGAAGGGGTGCAAGCTCAAAACATAGAAACTAACGTTTTACCAAAAATAGCCAATAAAGAATTTGTAGATGAAAACAGTGATATATCTGGCCATTACAAGGTTATCTACCAGTTTAATAACACAAAACTAGAAGCTATAAAAGAATTTCAAAAAACTCTAGATGAGGTGCTTAAAAACATTAAGTACTACCAGTTAACGTCGTCTATAGATGTATATAATCAAAACACTATCTTTGTGGTAGTACATGGTTTAAAAAATAGGCAAGTAGCCAAAACGTTTAATCAGCTTTTAAGTAAAGAGGATAAGAAAAAAATAAAAAAACCTTACTTTGCCATGGCATCAGCAAACTATCAAATAATTCAAATTCATAAAAACTTAGATACTTTTTTAAACGTGTATAATAATTAA
- a CDS encoding polymer-forming cytoskeletal protein, whose product MFSEKKKNKMVENTPHQNIIAQGTKFVGDLSSAGDFRIDGTVEGNIKTSGKIVVGKEGFLKGTLQGTDAYFEGKFSGKLTLSGTLTLKASAYIEGEVIAGKLAVEPGATFNVTCVMKGTVKEMNNGGKRKPETEKTA is encoded by the coding sequence ATGTTTTCAGAAAAAAAAAAGAATAAAATGGTAGAAAATACACCACACCAAAACATTATAGCTCAAGGTACTAAATTTGTTGGCGATTTAAGTAGTGCTGGCGATTTTAGAATAGATGGTACCGTAGAGGGAAATATAAAAACCTCAGGAAAAATAGTTGTAGGTAAAGAAGGTTTTTTAAAAGGAACCTTGCAAGGAACCGACGCCTATTTTGAAGGTAAATTTTCTGGTAAATTAACATTATCTGGCACTTTAACATTAAAGGCATCAGCGTATATTGAAGGCGAAGTTATTGCTGGTAAATTAGCTGTTGAACCCGGCGCTACGTTTAATGTAACTTGTGTAATGAAGGGAACGGTTAAAGAAATGAATAATGGCGGGAAAAGAAAACCGGAAACCGAAAAAACAGCTTAA
- a CDS encoding AtpZ/AtpI family protein, with the protein MAGKENRKPKKQLKNAAILSGVAIQMGVTIYLFVLLGKWLDSKYNNGDKLFIIITTLAGVGVSLYAVVKQLNRLNND; encoded by the coding sequence ATGGCGGGAAAAGAAAACCGGAAACCGAAAAAACAGCTTAAAAACGCAGCAATACTTTCTGGAGTCGCTATCCAAATGGGTGTTACTATTTACCTATTTGTACTTTTAGGTAAGTGGTTAGATTCTAAATACAACAACGGCGATAAACTTTTTATAATTATAACTACACTTGCTGGTGTTGGCGTGTCTCTATACGCCGTGGTTAAACAACTTAACCGATTAAATAATGACTAA
- the atpB gene encoding F0F1 ATP synthase subunit A has protein sequence MRRKIAFKPITLLLLLITFASFAKEDNQHGEPEGDLRSEIKEYIQHHLLDSYDFNLFSYENGEKHFGFPLPVILWDDGLKVFMSSKFHHGEAVAEVGGNHYKLYHNKIYKTDAEGTISYDAEHHPTNAKPLDFSITKNVVLIAMVFAIMFFMFSRMAKSYQKNNGMPKGMGRFLEPIVLYVRDEIAIPNIGEKKYKKYMSYLLTVFFFVWIVNLFGLTPIGMNVTNNIAVTLCLALITYLITTFSGNKNYWKHIFWMPGVPVPMKIILAPIELLGTFIKPFALMIRLYANITAGHVVLMSIIGMMFIFNNWLGSSLSFLLAFVLGILELLVAALQAYIFTVLSALYFGMAVEDHDHH, from the coding sequence ATGCGTAGAAAAATAGCTTTTAAGCCGATTACATTATTACTACTTTTAATAACCTTTGCGTCTTTTGCTAAAGAAGACAATCAACATGGTGAGCCTGAGGGCGATTTAAGAAGTGAAATCAAAGAATACATCCAGCACCACTTGCTAGATTCTTATGATTTTAATTTGTTTTCATATGAAAACGGAGAGAAACATTTTGGGTTTCCGTTACCTGTAATTCTTTGGGATGATGGTTTAAAAGTGTTTATGTCATCTAAGTTCCACCACGGAGAAGCCGTTGCTGAGGTTGGAGGGAATCATTATAAACTTTACCACAATAAAATATATAAAACAGATGCTGAAGGCACCATTAGTTATGATGCTGAACACCATCCAACAAATGCAAAACCGTTAGATTTTTCAATCACTAAAAACGTTGTTTTAATCGCCATGGTTTTTGCTATTATGTTTTTTATGTTTAGTAGAATGGCTAAATCATACCAAAAGAACAATGGTATGCCAAAAGGTATGGGGCGTTTTCTAGAGCCTATTGTGCTTTATGTAAGAGATGAAATTGCCATTCCTAATATAGGAGAAAAGAAATATAAAAAATACATGAGTTATTTGTTAACCGTATTTTTCTTTGTTTGGATAGTTAACTTATTTGGGTTAACACCAATAGGAATGAATGTAACAAATAACATAGCAGTAACCCTGTGTTTAGCTTTAATAACATATTTAATTACAACATTTTCTGGTAATAAAAATTATTGGAAACACATTTTCTGGATGCCTGGTGTACCAGTGCCTATGAAAATTATATTAGCTCCAATAGAGTTATTAGGTACGTTCATTAAACCTTTCGCGTTAATGATTCGTTTATATGCTAATATTACAGCGGGTCACGTGGTATTAATGAGTATTATTGGTATGATGTTTATTTTTAACAATTGGTTAGGAAGCTCATTATCATTTTTATTAGCCTTTGTTTTAGGTATTTTAGAGTTGCTAGTGGCGGCTTTACAAGCATATATTTTTACAGTATTATCGGCACTTTATTTTGGAATGGCAGTAGAAGACCATGACCATCACTAA
- the atpE gene encoding ATP synthase F0 subunit C — translation MEIPAIVGAGLVVIGAGIGIGKIGGSAMEAIARQPEATGKIQTAMLIAAALIEGIGFAALFAV, via the coding sequence ATGGAAATTCCAGCTATCGTAGGAGCAGGTTTAGTAGTAATTGGAGCAGGAATCGGAATCGGTAAGATTGGTGGTTCAGCTATGGAAGCAATTGCACGTCAACCAGAAGCTACTGGTAAAATTCAAACGGCTATGCTTATTGCAGCAGCTTTAATTGAAGGTATTGGATTTGCTGCATTATTTGCAGTGTAA
- a CDS encoding F0F1 ATP synthase subunit B has product MEELFGGFSLGLFFWQAVLFLALVFLLKKFAWKPILDSVNNREEGIKNALEAAENAKKEMENLQADNEKLLKEARAEREAMLKEARDIKNKMIEDAKDEAKEAAAKLMTQAQEAIQTEKKAAISELKSQVANLSIEIAEKVVRDELSNKDKQEKLVESMLGEATLN; this is encoded by the coding sequence ATGGAAGAATTATTTGGAGGCTTTTCTTTAGGATTGTTTTTTTGGCAAGCTGTACTTTTTTTAGCATTAGTGTTTTTGTTAAAAAAGTTTGCATGGAAACCAATTTTAGATTCTGTAAACAATAGAGAAGAAGGTATAAAAAACGCTCTTGAAGCAGCAGAAAATGCTAAAAAAGAGATGGAAAATCTTCAAGCTGATAACGAAAAGTTATTAAAAGAAGCTAGAGCAGAACGTGAAGCTATGTTGAAGGAAGCTAGAGACATCAAAAACAAGATGATTGAAGATGCTAAGGATGAAGCTAAAGAAGCAGCCGCAAAATTAATGACTCAAGCTCAAGAGGCTATTCAAACCGAAAAGAAAGCTGCTATTTCAGAGTTAAAATCTCAAGTAGCAAACTTATCTATTGAGATAGCTGAAAAAGTAGTTCGTGATGAATTATCTAACAAAGACAAACAAGAAAAATTGGTTGAGTCTATGTTAGGTGAAGCAACTTTAAACTAA
- the atpH gene encoding ATP synthase F1 subunit delta, translating into MAGTRAAIRYAKAALSLAGDQKAAEAVNNDMIAIAKTISDSEELDQVLKSSVVKTEIKSAVLSKIFPKLNKISSDLFNLLIDNKRIGILGDVAQKYTELFDVLNNKEIAQVTTAIPMTKDLEKKVLTKIKELTSKAVELENIVDESIIGGFILRIGDKQYNASVQNKLNRLKREFSIN; encoded by the coding sequence ATGGCAGGAACTAGAGCAGCAATACGTTACGCAAAAGCAGCACTTAGTTTAGCTGGCGATCAAAAAGCAGCTGAAGCTGTTAATAATGATATGATTGCTATTGCAAAAACCATTTCTGATAGCGAAGAATTAGACCAAGTACTTAAAAGTTCTGTTGTTAAAACAGAAATTAAAAGCGCTGTTTTGTCTAAAATTTTTCCAAAACTAAATAAAATTAGTTCAGATCTATTCAATTTATTAATAGATAATAAAAGGATTGGTATTTTAGGTGATGTTGCCCAAAAGTATACGGAGTTATTTGATGTGCTTAACAATAAAGAAATAGCACAAGTTACTACCGCTATACCAATGACTAAAGACCTTGAAAAAAAGGTGTTAACAAAAATAAAAGAGTTAACAAGTAAGGCTGTAGAATTAGAAAATATTGTAGACGAAAGCATCATAGGAGGCTTCATTCTACGCATAGGAGACAAGCAATATAATGCAAGTGTTCAAAACAAACTAAATAGATTAAAAAGAGAATTTTCAATAAACTAA
- the atpA gene encoding F0F1 ATP synthase subunit alpha — protein MAEVKPAEVSAILKQQLAGFEASASLEEVGTVLTVGDGIVRAYGLSNAQYGELVEFEGGLEGIVLNLEEDNVGIVLLGHSKAVAEGSTVKRTGRIASINVGEGIVGRVVDTLGNPIDGKGPIAGETYQMPLERKAPGVIFREPVTEPLQTGIKSIDAMIPVGRGQRELVIGDRQTGKTTVCIDTILNQKEFYDAGEPVYCIYVAVGQKASTVANISKVLEEKGALAYTTIVAANASDPAPMQVYAPMAGAAIGEYFRDTGRPALIIYDDLSKQAVAYREVSLLLRRPPGREAYPGDVFYLHSRLLERSAKVINDDNIAKEMNDLPESLKPLVKGGGSLTALPIIETQAGDVSAYIPTNVISITDGQIFLESDLFNSGVRPAINVGISVSRVGGNAQIKSMKKVAGTLKLDQAQFRELEAFAKFGSDLDAATMNVIEKGKRNVEILKQAQNDPFTVEDQIAIIYAGSKNLLRDVPVEKVKEFERDFIEFLNAKHRDVLDTLKAGKLTDEVTDTLTSVCKDLAGKYA, from the coding sequence ATGGCAGAAGTAAAACCAGCTGAAGTATCAGCAATCTTAAAGCAACAACTAGCAGGATTTGAGGCATCTGCTTCATTAGAAGAAGTAGGAACTGTTTTAACTGTTGGTGATGGTATTGTTCGTGCGTATGGACTTTCTAATGCTCAATATGGTGAGTTAGTAGAATTTGAAGGAGGTTTAGAAGGAATTGTACTTAACCTTGAAGAAGATAACGTAGGTATTGTATTATTAGGACATTCAAAAGCAGTTGCTGAAGGTTCTACAGTTAAACGTACTGGTCGTATTGCATCTATTAACGTAGGTGAAGGTATTGTTGGTCGTGTTGTTGATACACTTGGAAATCCAATTGATGGTAAAGGCCCAATTGCAGGAGAAACTTACCAAATGCCATTAGAGCGTAAAGCACCAGGGGTTATTTTCCGTGAGCCAGTTACAGAACCATTACAAACAGGTATTAAGTCTATTGACGCCATGATTCCTGTTGGTAGAGGGCAACGTGAGTTGGTGATTGGAGACCGTCAAACTGGTAAAACAACGGTTTGTATTGACACCATCTTAAATCAAAAAGAATTTTACGATGCAGGTGAACCTGTATACTGTATATATGTTGCTGTAGGGCAAAAAGCATCTACTGTAGCAAACATTTCTAAAGTATTAGAAGAAAAAGGAGCACTTGCATATACTACTATTGTAGCTGCAAATGCATCAGACCCTGCACCAATGCAAGTATATGCACCTATGGCAGGAGCTGCAATTGGAGAGTATTTTAGAGATACTGGTCGTCCAGCTTTAATTATCTATGACGATTTATCTAAACAAGCGGTTGCATATCGTGAGGTGTCGTTATTATTACGTCGTCCACCAGGACGTGAGGCCTACCCTGGAGACGTTTTCTACTTACACTCTCGTTTATTAGAGCGTTCTGCAAAAGTGATTAATGATGATAATATTGCTAAAGAAATGAACGATTTACCAGAAAGCCTTAAGCCATTGGTAAAAGGTGGTGGATCTTTAACAGCTTTACCAATTATTGAAACACAAGCTGGTGACGTATCAGCATATATTCCAACAAACGTAATTTCTATTACAGACGGACAGATTTTCTTAGAGTCAGATTTATTTAACTCTGGTGTGCGTCCTGCAATTAACGTAGGTATTTCAGTATCTCGTGTGGGTGGTAATGCACAGATTAAATCTATGAAAAAAGTAGCAGGTACATTAAAATTAGACCAGGCTCAGTTCCGTGAATTAGAAGCATTTGCTAAATTCGGATCAGATCTTGATGCTGCTACCATGAATGTAATTGAAAAAGGAAAACGTAACGTAGAAATTTTAAAGCAAGCACAAAACGATCCATTTACTGTAGAGGATCAAATTGCAATTATCTACGCTGGGTCTAAAAACTTATTAAGAGACGTTCCTGTTGAGAAAGTAAAAGAATTTGAAAGAGATTTTATTGAGTTTTTAAATGCTAAACACAGAGATGTTTTAGATACTTTAAAAGCAGGTAAACTAACAGATGAAGTAACAGACACATTAACTAGTGTTTGTAAAGATTTAGCAGGTAAATATGCGTAA
- the atpG gene encoding ATP synthase F1 subunit gamma, with the protein MANLKEIRNRITSVSSTMQITSAMKMVSAAKLKKAQDAITAMRPYADKLTELLQSLSATLDADSGSKFATQREVNKVLIVAITSNRGLCGAFNSNIIKEVTRLANEKYTGKDVSYLAIGKKANDAFGKSGKVIANHSDVFDDLTFDNVAQIAQSLMDKFVEGEFDKIELVYNKFKNAATQIVVTEQFLPIVPVEDGGNTSGDYIFEPSKAEIVEQLIPKSLKTQLFKGLRDSFASEHGARMTAMHKATDNATELRDQLKLTYNKARQAAITNEILEIVGGAEALNN; encoded by the coding sequence ATGGCAAACTTAAAAGAAATACGTAACAGAATAACATCGGTATCTTCTACTATGCAGATTACCAGTGCCATGAAAATGGTATCGGCTGCAAAGTTAAAGAAGGCACAAGATGCTATTACTGCAATGCGTCCTTATGCAGATAAATTAACTGAGTTATTACAAAGTTTAAGTGCCACTTTAGATGCAGATTCTGGAAGCAAATTTGCAACACAACGCGAAGTAAACAAGGTGCTTATTGTAGCAATAACTTCAAACAGAGGGTTGTGTGGTGCATTTAACTCTAACATCATTAAAGAAGTTACAAGATTAGCTAATGAAAAGTACACAGGTAAAGATGTGTCTTATTTAGCTATTGGTAAAAAAGCAAATGATGCGTTTGGAAAATCTGGAAAGGTAATTGCAAACCATAGTGATGTTTTTGATGATTTAACCTTTGATAATGTTGCTCAAATAGCTCAAAGTTTAATGGATAAATTTGTTGAAGGCGAGTTTGATAAAATCGAATTAGTGTACAATAAATTTAAAAATGCAGCAACTCAAATTGTTGTTACAGAGCAATTTTTACCAATTGTACCTGTTGAAGATGGTGGAAATACTTCTGGCGATTATATTTTTGAGCCTTCAAAAGCAGAAATTGTTGAGCAATTAATTCCTAAATCTTTAAAAACACAATTATTTAAAGGGCTTAGAGATTCTTTTGCTAGTGAACACGGTGCGCGTATGACTGCAATGCACAAAGCAACCGATAACGCTACAGAATTAAGAGATCAACTTAAATTAACTTATAATAAAGCACGTCAAGCCGCTATTACCAACGAAATTTTAGAAATTGTTGGTGGTGCAGAAGCGCTTAACAACTAA